One stretch of Arachis hypogaea cultivar Tifrunner chromosome 20, arahy.Tifrunner.gnm2.J5K5, whole genome shotgun sequence DNA includes these proteins:
- the LOC140183136 gene encoding protein ALP1-like, with amino-acid sequence MDERWKWFKNCLGGLDGTHIKVNVLEANKPRYRNRKGDITTNVFGVVAVVTITPDMQFIYVLAGWEGSAADSRVLRDALFRNGFSVPQEVKKYHLSEFNPHNQPSTTQELFNMKYSQARNVTERAFGVLKARWKILRGRSFYPIKIQGRVITACCLLHNHIRRVMVVDPIDEIVDQNMLGVDGGMIHYIETSDAWGRWWDQLAQEMWNQWRRRYHAR; translated from the exons ATGGATGAACGATGGAAATGGTTCAAG AATTGCCTAGGAGGCTTAGATGGTACTCATATCAAAGTCAATGTCCTTGAGGCTAATAAGCCTAGATATCGAAATAGAAAAGGTGACATAACAACCAATGTGTTTGGAGTGGTTGCT gttGTTACAATTACTCCCGATATGCAATTTATCTATGTATTGGCGGGTTGGGAGGGTTCAGCTGCGGATTCTAGGGTATTGCGAGATGCACTATTTCGCAATGGGTTTAGTGTTCCCCAAG aggtaaaaaaatatcatttgagTGAGTTCAATCCACATAATCAACCCAGTACAACCCAAGAACTTTTTAATATGAAATATTCACAAGCTAGAAATGTCACTGAAAGAGCATTTGGAGTATTGAAAGCAAGATGGAAAATTTTAAGGGGAAGGTCATTTTATCCTATCAAGATACAAGGAAGAGTTATAACTGCATGTTGCCTTTTGCATAATCACATTAGAAGAGTGATGGTTGTGGATCCTATTGATGAGATAGTAGATCAAAATATGCTTGGAGTAGATGGTGGGATGATCCACTATATTGAGACGAGCGATGCTTGGGGTAGATGGTGGGATCAACTTGCACAAGAAATGTGGAACCAATGGAGGAGAAGATATCACGCTCGATAA
- the LOC112786095 gene encoding uncharacterized protein yields the protein MAIKAKKLNPRYFGPFQILERVRPVAYWMALPLHLLNLHDVFYVSQLWKYNPDASHVLEPESVKLKEDLMLLVTPVKIDDTSIKWLREKEVPLVKMAWSRVGVEENTWELESEM from the coding sequence ATGgcaattaaagcaaagaagttgaatcctcggtaCTTTGGTccgtttcagatcctggagagggttAGACCGGTGGCGTATTGGATGGCTCTACCACTCCACCTTTTGAACCTACACGACGTATTTTATGTGTCGCAGCTTTGGAAGTATAATCCTGATGCTagtcatgtgttagaacctgaatctgTTAAGTTAAAAGAAGATTTGATGCTTCTGGTGACTCCGGTCAAAATtgacgatactagtatcaaatGGTTGCGTGAAAAAGAGGTTCCGTTAGTCAAAATGGCATGGAGTCGAGTCGGTGTTGAGGAgaacacttgggaacttgagtcggagatgtga